In Streptomyces flavofungini, a single genomic region encodes these proteins:
- a CDS encoding ABC transporter ATP-binding protein, with the protein MNLRTIVTGQRLLLSIGAVLGLLGTAATLVQPLLIGDLIKAVAQDDAITQPILFIALLFAADAVLGASHAYLIGRAGENIVFDMRTTLTGRLLHAQMRAFNRLEHGDVFTRTVADTSLARVALASSVAQMVTAGFSTAGCIAVMAWIDWRMLLATLGCLGAASVAALALARAVRTASVANREDTSAYGSGLLRALSALSTVKASRAEEREAEDLAALADTARLSGIKVTRLSAMLMPAMNVGTQVSLAVVIAWGMARTATGALPIQDLTAFIMYLFYLVSPLVMLFMALSEFQQGRAAIDRVKGLAAIDQEPATGECAPRAAAAPAIAFRQVVFSYPGAASPALEDVSFTLPTTGVTAIVGPSGAGKTTLFQLIERFHTPDTGSIRIRGTNADQMPLAELRARVGLVEQDAPLMRGTIRDNLTYARPDASDSDIAVAVAAAHLTDVIAALPHGLDTELGEHGSGLSGGQRQRLAIARALLTKPDVLLLDEVTANLDSDAEAALRETITELGRHCQVLAIAHRISTTVGADHILVIKDGRVHASGTHTELMRTDATYCRLVNQQLIPAGASRD; encoded by the coding sequence ATGAACCTGCGGACGATCGTCACCGGGCAGCGGCTGCTGCTCAGCATCGGGGCCGTGCTCGGGCTGCTGGGCACCGCAGCCACGCTGGTGCAGCCCCTGCTGATCGGGGACCTGATCAAGGCTGTGGCCCAGGATGATGCGATCACACAGCCCATCCTGTTCATCGCGCTGCTGTTCGCCGCCGACGCTGTGCTGGGCGCCAGCCACGCCTACCTCATCGGGCGAGCCGGGGAGAACATCGTCTTCGACATGCGCACCACCCTGACCGGGCGGCTGCTGCACGCACAGATGCGGGCCTTCAACCGGCTCGAGCACGGTGACGTGTTCACTCGTACCGTCGCCGACACCTCCCTGGCCCGCGTGGCCCTGGCCTCGTCGGTCGCGCAGATGGTCACTGCGGGGTTCAGCACGGCCGGGTGTATCGCGGTGATGGCGTGGATCGACTGGCGCATGCTGCTGGCCACCCTGGGCTGCCTCGGTGCCGCCTCGGTGGCCGCCCTGGCCCTGGCCCGCGCGGTGCGCACCGCGTCGGTGGCCAACCGTGAGGACACCAGCGCCTACGGGTCCGGCCTGCTGCGCGCCCTGTCCGCACTGTCCACCGTGAAGGCTTCGAGGGCCGAGGAGCGCGAGGCCGAGGACCTGGCGGCGCTGGCCGACACCGCCCGCCTCAGCGGCATCAAGGTCACGCGCCTCTCGGCGATGCTGATGCCCGCCATGAACGTTGGCACCCAGGTTTCCCTCGCGGTGGTCATCGCCTGGGGCATGGCCCGCACCGCCACCGGCGCCCTGCCCATCCAGGACCTGACCGCGTTCATCATGTACTTGTTCTATCTGGTGTCCCCGCTGGTCATGCTGTTCATGGCGCTGAGCGAGTTCCAGCAGGGCCGCGCCGCCATCGACCGCGTCAAGGGCCTGGCCGCCATCGACCAGGAACCCGCCACCGGCGAGTGCGCACCCCGCGCCGCCGCCGCGCCGGCCATCGCTTTCCGCCAGGTCGTCTTCTCCTACCCCGGCGCTGCCTCGCCTGCTCTTGAGGACGTTTCCTTCACACTGCCTACCACCGGTGTGACCGCGATCGTGGGCCCCTCCGGCGCGGGCAAGACCACCCTGTTCCAGCTCATCGAGCGCTTCCACACCCCCGATACGGGCAGCATCCGCATCCGCGGCACGAACGCCGACCAGATGCCGCTCGCCGAGTTGCGCGCCCGCGTCGGCCTGGTCGAGCAGGACGCCCCGCTGATGCGCGGCACCATCCGCGACAACCTCACCTACGCCCGCCCCGACGCCAGCGACAGCGATATCGCCGTGGCGGTGGCCGCCGCTCACCTTACCGATGTCATCGCCGCCCTCCCACATGGCCTGGACACCGAGCTCGGCGAGCACGGCAGCGGCCTGTCGGGCGGCCAGCGCCAGCGCCTGGCCATCGCCCGCGCCCTGCTCACCAAACCCGACGTGCTCCTGCTGGACGAAGTCACCGCGAACCTGGACTCCGACGCGGAGGCGGCCCTGCGCGAGACCATCACCGAACTCGGCCGGCACTGCCAGGTTCTGGCCATCGCCCACCGCATCTCCACCACCGTCGGCGCCGACCACATCCTGGTGATCAAGGACGGGCGCGTGCACGCCTCTGGCACCCACACCGAGCTCATGCGCACCGACGCAACCTACTGCCGCCTGGTCAATCAGCAGCTCATACCCGCCGGAGCCAGCCGTGACTGA
- a CDS encoding phytoene desaturase family protein, giving the protein MTDAAIVGSGPNGLAAAVTLARAGLSVAVYEQGESLGGGLRGEHLFDSDIWHDICSAVHPMGAASRFFREFDLRARGVDLLQPEISYGHPMDDGPAALAWRDLDITCERLGVRDGKRWRRLMGPLVRHSRGVVDLLLSDQRSLPRDVRAAMLLAPRILTHATPLARHAFTTEAARALLTGVAGHAVGRLPSLASAAVALMLGHLAHGSGWPIPQGGSVRIAQALINDIQAHGGQLHTSTRIDDLAQLTHARVILLDTGPIELTRLAGKRLPPAYVRRLSRFRYGPGAAKADYLITEPVPWKDPDVGRAGTVHLAGTQAAMWRQETLTARGQASDEPFILLVDPAVTDRQRALPGKRPLWAYAHVPNGDLRDPIPLINARIEQYAPGFTDTIIAARSIPAAAYENYNPNYVGGDISAGALTLTQSLARPTWQVDPYRTPLNGVYLCSASTPPGPSVHGMCGYLAAQSVLRREFGIRKAPSLAPHIHQFTAERKAP; this is encoded by the coding sequence GTGACTGACGCCGCGATCGTCGGCTCCGGCCCCAACGGGCTGGCCGCCGCCGTCACCCTCGCCAGGGCCGGACTGTCCGTGGCCGTCTACGAGCAGGGCGAGAGCCTGGGGGGCGGGCTGCGCGGCGAGCACCTCTTCGATTCTGATATCTGGCACGACATCTGCTCCGCCGTTCACCCCATGGGCGCCGCCTCCCGCTTCTTCCGCGAGTTCGACCTTCGCGCGCGCGGCGTCGACCTGCTGCAACCTGAGATCAGTTACGGCCACCCGATGGACGACGGGCCCGCCGCCCTGGCCTGGCGCGATCTGGACATCACGTGCGAGCGTCTGGGCGTGCGGGACGGGAAGAGATGGCGGCGCCTGATGGGCCCCCTGGTGCGGCACAGCCGCGGGGTGGTCGATCTGCTCCTTTCCGACCAGCGCAGTCTTCCCCGTGACGTGCGCGCGGCCATGCTGCTGGCCCCGCGCATCCTCACCCACGCCACACCCCTGGCCCGCCACGCCTTCACCACCGAGGCGGCCCGGGCCCTGCTGACGGGAGTAGCCGGGCACGCCGTGGGCAGACTGCCCAGCCTCGCCTCCGCTGCCGTCGCCCTGATGCTCGGGCACCTGGCACACGGCAGCGGCTGGCCCATCCCTCAAGGGGGCAGCGTCCGCATCGCCCAGGCACTCATCAACGACATTCAGGCCCACGGCGGACAGCTGCACACCAGCACCCGCATCGACGACCTCGCCCAGCTCACCCACGCCCGCGTCATCCTGCTGGACACCGGACCCATCGAGCTGACGCGCCTGGCGGGAAAGCGCCTTCCCCCCGCCTATGTACGCCGCCTCTCCCGCTTCCGCTACGGGCCCGGCGCCGCCAAGGCCGACTACCTGATCACCGAACCCGTCCCCTGGAAAGACCCCGACGTCGGCCGCGCCGGAACCGTCCACCTGGCCGGCACCCAGGCCGCCATGTGGCGTCAGGAAACCCTCACCGCCCGCGGCCAGGCCAGCGATGAGCCGTTCATCCTCCTCGTCGACCCCGCTGTCACCGACCGTCAGCGTGCCCTGCCCGGCAAACGCCCCCTGTGGGCCTACGCGCACGTCCCCAACGGCGACCTGCGCGACCCCATTCCTCTCATCAACGCCCGCATCGAGCAGTACGCACCCGGCTTCACCGACACCATCATCGCCGCCCGCAGTATCCCCGCCGCCGCCTACGAGAACTACAACCCCAACTATGTGGGCGGCGACATCAGCGCGGGCGCCCTCACTCTCACCCAGTCCCTGGCCCGCCCCACCTGGCAGGTCGACCCGTACCGCACCCCGCTTAACGGCGTGTACCTGTGCTCGGCCTCCACCCCACCGGGCCCCAGCGTGCACGGCATGTGCGGCTACCTCGCCGCCCAATCCGTGCTGCGCCGCGAGTTCGGCATCCGCAAGGCGCCGTCCCTGGCGCCGCACATCCACCAGTTCACCGCCGAGAGGAAAGCACCGTGA
- a CDS encoding ArsR/SmtB family transcription factor, translating to MTSDSDLARRVEHLEQRVAALRHNQLVQQRTAHTEQPPEQTVRLTLEQGDLHALCARLNALAHPVRLRILLACLNGTVTAAEFAARTDMGTTGQIYHHLRPLTQAGWLTSPRRGCYEMPPQAIQALAAALTACDGGLTAHEAAVGQLPVERR from the coding sequence ATGACCTCCGATAGCGACTTGGCGCGGCGCGTGGAACATCTCGAACAGCGTGTCGCGGCACTGCGCCACAACCAGCTGGTACAGCAACGCACCGCGCACACCGAACAACCGCCGGAGCAGACGGTCAGACTCACCCTGGAACAGGGCGACCTGCACGCCCTGTGCGCGCGCCTGAATGCCCTGGCCCACCCCGTGCGGCTGCGTATCCTGTTGGCCTGCCTGAACGGCACCGTTACAGCCGCCGAGTTCGCGGCACGCACCGACATGGGCACCACCGGCCAGATCTACCACCATCTGCGCCCCCTCACCCAGGCTGGGTGGCTCACCTCGCCGCGCCGAGGCTGCTACGAAATGCCTCCCCAGGCCATACAGGCCCTCGCTGCAGCGCTGACAGCATGCGACGGGGGCTTAACAGCGCACGAGGCGGCAGTCGGTCAATTGCCTGTGGAGCGCCGGTAG
- a CDS encoding TniQ family protein, translating to MNGQDLGLPRRLALVVEPLPGEALMSWLNIMAAEHGGLTRLRTAQITGLLTGDERLHPQGKDSAPYYPHTAKIARMQAATALTEHQVTDMFWHRYRGTALHPFGPHWVEETTRFTLTEWWVDPTALRLCPRCVDESGGRWLLAWQLPWVFACLTHRCYLVGACPVCGRAFNAYYANPVHGAPHRRPPVNGVRQGPCDVLLWELPAVPVEDDELFALQQQLWDALHAPAEMRPEPFGLFQDLWAMASLALFAAHLDSLDGADSVVREAFADYCRTHEGAAGRRFTTGELRALPVLVHAAMVRTAARIVFAEDPLPAADAVAGLSRDPHSTAIVALRRAWTRRPLRGAIRHTTARVRTVMDAANYSGPGFAPSLQRRSPAATFTTDLDER from the coding sequence GTGAACGGACAGGACCTCGGACTGCCCAGACGCCTCGCGCTGGTCGTCGAACCCTTGCCGGGGGAAGCCCTGATGAGCTGGCTGAACATCATGGCCGCCGAGCACGGCGGCCTTACCCGTCTGCGGACCGCGCAGATCACCGGCCTCCTGACGGGCGACGAGCGCCTCCACCCGCAGGGGAAAGACTCAGCGCCGTATTACCCCCATACCGCGAAGATCGCCAGAATGCAGGCCGCAACAGCACTCACCGAGCACCAGGTGACCGACATGTTCTGGCACCGGTATCGCGGCACCGCGCTGCATCCGTTCGGCCCGCACTGGGTGGAGGAGACGACCCGGTTCACGCTGACGGAGTGGTGGGTCGACCCGACCGCGCTGCGGCTGTGCCCGCGTTGTGTGGACGAATCCGGCGGACGCTGGCTGTTGGCCTGGCAGCTGCCCTGGGTCTTCGCCTGCCTCACCCATCGCTGCTACCTCGTCGGCGCCTGCCCCGTCTGCGGACGGGCGTTCAACGCCTACTACGCCAACCCCGTACACGGTGCACCCCATCGCAGGCCTCCGGTGAACGGCGTGCGCCAGGGACCGTGCGACGTCCTGCTGTGGGAGTTGCCCGCCGTGCCCGTGGAGGATGACGAACTCTTCGCGCTCCAGCAGCAGCTCTGGGATGCTCTGCACGCCCCTGCGGAAATGCGCCCCGAGCCCTTCGGTCTCTTCCAGGACCTGTGGGCGATGGCCAGCCTCGCCCTTTTCGCCGCGCACCTGGACAGCCTCGACGGCGCGGACAGCGTGGTGCGCGAGGCCTTCGCGGACTATTGCCGGACCCACGAAGGTGCGGCCGGACGCCGTTTCACGACCGGGGAACTGCGGGCGCTGCCCGTGCTGGTCCACGCGGCCATGGTCCGCACGGCCGCCCGTATCGTCTTCGCCGAGGACCCCCTGCCGGCGGCCGACGCGGTGGCAGGTTTGTCCCGTGATCCCCATTCGACTGCGATCGTCGCGCTGCGCAGAGCGTGGACCAGGCGCCCTCTGCGCGGGGCTATCCGTCACACCACCGCCCGGGTCAGGACCGTCATGGACGCGGCCAACTACTCCGGCCCCGGCTTCGCCCCCTCACTCCAGCGCCGCTCTCCCGCCGCGACCTTCACCACAGATCTGGACGAGCGCTGA
- a CDS encoding helix-turn-helix domain-containing protein — protein MPDSALDRSFYAEVESARHSVSVDRLYAIADGLGVSVHDLLPDNVGQSLTA, from the coding sequence TTGCCTGATTCGGCACTAGACCGCTCCTTCTACGCGGAGGTGGAAAGCGCCCGGCACAGCGTCTCGGTGGACCGCCTGTACGCCATCGCCGACGGGCTCGGCGTCTCCGTGCACGACCTGCTGCCCGACAATGTCGGCCAGAGCCTCACCGCGTAG
- a CDS encoding phosphotransferase — MELIAQGRDADVYALDESRVLRRYRHGGPTGLESRLMTHLAACGYPVPRVYEITDTDMVLERLAGPTMLDVLARHPWRVGSLGWELGRLHERLHALPAPEWLPRRFSTVEDDRVLHLDLHPGNVILTRRGPVVIDWCNAGAGDPAADVAMTLVTVGSADVPGLAARLGRKLLLRGIRSGCRTDPVGRMQDAVQKKLNDPNLTPAETAWLRRHADGGKGPGGGWTDRSGC; from the coding sequence ATGGAGTTGATCGCGCAGGGCCGGGATGCTGATGTGTATGCCCTGGACGAGTCCAGGGTGCTGCGGCGATACCGGCACGGGGGACCCACCGGTCTGGAGTCGCGCTTGATGACGCACCTTGCGGCATGTGGGTATCCGGTGCCGCGGGTGTACGAGATCACCGACACCGACATGGTTCTTGAGCGGCTGGCCGGGCCGACGATGCTGGATGTGCTGGCCCGGCACCCGTGGCGGGTGGGTTCTCTCGGCTGGGAGCTGGGTCGCCTGCACGAGCGGCTGCATGCGTTGCCGGCACCGGAGTGGCTACCCAGGCGGTTCAGCACGGTAGAGGATGACCGGGTGCTGCATCTCGACCTGCACCCAGGCAACGTCATTCTGACCCGGCGGGGCCCGGTAGTGATCGACTGGTGCAATGCGGGCGCTGGTGATCCGGCTGCCGATGTGGCGATGACCCTGGTGACCGTGGGCAGCGCGGACGTGCCGGGACTCGCCGCCCGCCTCGGGCGGAAGCTGTTGCTGCGCGGTATCCGCAGCGGCTGCCGGACCGACCCGGTGGGACGGATGCAGGACGCGGTCCAGAAGAAGCTGAATGACCCGAATCTGACGCCCGCGGAGACGGCGTGGTTACGGCGGCATGCCGACGGCGGCAAAGGACCTGGTGGGGGCTGGACGGATCGGTCAGGCTGCTGA
- a CDS encoding IS630 family transposase, whose protein sequence is MAERVRVREIDDDEGRRLLRIIRRGTGSVVTWRRAQMVLLSAQGMPVVKIAEVSFTSADRVRDVIHNFNADGFASLYPKYRGGRPKTFTLPERREIKKIAKSKPAEHDLAFSTWSLTKLADFLVAEGVVDDISHEGLRILLREEGVSFQRLKTWKTSRDPDYPAKKARVEHLYAIADGEVTPDEDEPKVVFCMDEFGPLNLMPHPGRQWAERGGRHKDPDRDPRRRRRATYNRYGGVRHLFAALDLTRDKLYGHIKPVKRRTQFLEFCRYLRSLYPPKVRIAIVCDNFSPHLTTKKCQRVGTWATANNVEIAYTPTNSSWLNRIEAQFTALRYFTLDGTDHADHKEQGSMIRRYILWRNRHADDRRLRAVVDRANVA, encoded by the coding sequence GTGGCGGAACGGGTGCGGGTACGCGAAATCGACGATGACGAGGGCAGACGGCTGCTACGGATCATCCGCAGGGGTACCGGGTCGGTGGTGACCTGGCGTCGAGCCCAGATGGTCCTGCTGTCCGCACAGGGGATGCCGGTGGTGAAGATCGCCGAGGTGTCGTTCACCAGCGCGGACCGGGTCCGGGATGTGATCCACAACTTCAACGCCGACGGCTTCGCGTCCCTGTATCCGAAGTACAGGGGCGGCCGTCCGAAGACGTTCACACTGCCCGAGCGGCGCGAGATCAAGAAGATCGCGAAGTCGAAGCCGGCCGAGCACGACCTGGCGTTCTCGACCTGGAGCCTGACCAAGCTGGCGGACTTCCTGGTCGCCGAGGGGGTGGTCGACGACATCAGCCACGAGGGCCTGCGCATCCTGCTCCGCGAGGAAGGCGTCTCCTTTCAACGCCTGAAGACTTGGAAGACCTCCCGCGACCCCGACTACCCGGCCAAGAAGGCCCGCGTCGAACACCTCTACGCGATCGCCGACGGCGAGGTCACACCCGACGAAGACGAGCCCAAAGTCGTCTTCTGCATGGACGAGTTCGGCCCGCTCAACCTCATGCCCCACCCCGGCCGGCAATGGGCCGAGCGCGGCGGGAGACACAAGGACCCCGACCGCGACCCCCGCCGTCGGAGGCGGGCGACCTACAACCGCTACGGCGGAGTCCGGCACCTGTTCGCCGCCCTGGACCTGACCAGGGACAAGCTCTACGGCCACATCAAGCCGGTCAAGAGGCGCACCCAGTTCCTGGAGTTCTGCCGCTACCTGCGCAGCCTCTATCCGCCCAAGGTCCGCATCGCGATCGTCTGCGACAACTTCTCCCCGCACCTGACCACGAAGAAGTGCCAGCGGGTCGGCACCTGGGCCACGGCGAACAACGTCGAGATCGCCTACACCCCCACCAACAGCTCCTGGCTCAACCGCATCGAGGCCCAGTTCACCGCCCTGCGCTACTTCACCCTCGACGGCACCGACCATGCCGACCACAAGGAACAGGGCAGCATGATCCGCCGCTACATCCTCTGGCGAAACCGCCACGCCGACGACCGACGCCTACGCGCCGTCGTCGACAGGGCCAACGTTGCCTGA
- a CDS encoding TniQ family protein produces the protein MALPEEGEALASWVDRLAADHTVPPGVIGQALGLQARTTIGAEFHPVFYGIVPTPITLAHIRQTTGIRPAEVTAMHLSRYAGTALDLSGIYLADERSVNAVNRQGWALLSASRACPSCLAESGGVWQLAWRLGAVAVCPVHRVRLVEICPRCGIRLQQGLRSRPRGLSKRFRTDPVLCGNFHAGTRCP, from the coding sequence GTGGCTCTGCCGGAGGAGGGCGAGGCGCTCGCCTCGTGGGTGGACCGGCTGGCCGCCGATCACACGGTGCCGCCCGGCGTGATCGGCCAGGCGCTCGGGCTGCAGGCCCGGACCACCATCGGGGCCGAATTCCATCCCGTGTTCTACGGCATCGTCCCCACTCCCATAACTCTGGCCCATATCCGTCAGACGACCGGGATCCGCCCCGCGGAGGTCACCGCGATGCACCTGTCCCGCTACGCGGGCACGGCCCTGGACCTGAGCGGCATCTACCTCGCGGACGAGCGGTCGGTGAACGCGGTCAACCGGCAGGGATGGGCACTGCTGTCCGCCTCGCGGGCCTGCCCGTCGTGCCTGGCCGAGAGCGGCGGCGTGTGGCAGCTGGCCTGGCGGCTGGGGGCGGTGGCCGTGTGCCCCGTGCACCGGGTACGGCTGGTGGAGATATGCCCGCGGTGCGGGATCCGGCTGCAGCAGGGGCTGCGGAGCCGACCGCGCGGCCTGTCGAAACGGTTCCGCACCGACCCCGTGCTCTGCGGCAACTTCCACGCCGGAACCCGCTGCCCCTAG
- a CDS encoding TnsA-like heteromeric transposase endonuclease subunit translates to MSPPHARTRPLRRIVPPAARPRLTVTSLDAATGVPVTRTLEQAGEVAFEHCPPIRRIPHYIGQKHTPGWFWSATTGTLLGYESYLESQWLTLYDFDQDIVGISTQSLILDGVGVGEVWEHTPDILCRRADGTALLVDVKNPRLLDHPDVLLQALRTREVCEELGWDYHLVGDVEAQRFANISWLAGYRRPLYAGADLAGRLIALAERPVAAEQLLSFMDEPDLAFPVLCHLLWHHRLICNLDAPLRASTTMTAAKDPS, encoded by the coding sequence GTGAGCCCTCCGCATGCCCGTACGCGCCCCCTGCGCCGGATCGTCCCACCGGCCGCACGGCCGCGGCTGACCGTCACCAGCCTCGATGCCGCGACCGGGGTGCCGGTCACCCGCACGCTGGAGCAGGCCGGCGAGGTGGCGTTCGAACACTGCCCGCCGATCCGCCGTATCCCGCACTACATCGGGCAGAAGCACACCCCCGGCTGGTTCTGGTCCGCCACCACAGGCACCCTGCTGGGCTACGAGAGCTACCTGGAGTCGCAGTGGCTGACGCTGTACGACTTCGACCAGGACATCGTCGGCATCTCCACCCAGTCCCTGATTCTCGACGGGGTCGGTGTGGGAGAAGTGTGGGAACACACCCCGGACATCTTGTGCCGCCGCGCCGATGGCACCGCGCTGCTGGTGGACGTCAAGAACCCCCGCCTGCTGGACCACCCCGACGTCCTCCTGCAGGCGCTGCGTACCCGTGAGGTGTGCGAGGAACTCGGCTGGGACTACCACCTGGTGGGCGACGTCGAGGCCCAGCGGTTCGCCAACATCTCCTGGCTCGCGGGCTACCGCCGCCCCCTGTACGCCGGGGCCGATCTCGCCGGCCGGCTGATCGCCCTGGCCGAGCGGCCGGTGGCCGCCGAGCAGCTGCTCAGCTTCATGGACGAGCCGGACCTCGCCTTTCCCGTGCTGTGTCACCTGCTGTGGCACCACCGCCTGATCTGCAACCTCGATGCGCCCCTGCGGGCCTCCACCACCATGACCGCCGCGAAGGACCCTTCATGA
- a CDS encoding transposase: MTTAPRPQAAARLKLGDWIEWEDERHQVIGFLDTAVRLRSQGGSFQIVLTAELLADPTFHTAAAAADPEAPARENAVTLSPGALLDGLPDTEIQRVTELEGHLLEATTGYRSVAAQAEGAELHPDFHPYLPARQRIARKAQELGMTERRLWDVLGAWRAEGLWALVDRRKHKVSNPLAGVDSRIIEAILDQHTAEIDDSTGTLDRFHRRVQNRLDAKHGAGAVRLPSRATFHRYTQLLLKGRHTFGASTTRRTTAQQPDRLFGHLVAHRPGEVVLMDSTPLDIRAWGPATDTTHAVELTVALDLASRSLLSWRITPEATKAIDVGLLLIDAMTPEPMRPGWADRLRYQMARIPLPRKLDYHQRLADGAARPVVFPETLIIDHGKQFESDVVHRACTRLGINLQLGRKGKPTDKPHVEAVFTKINNQFSKHVAGYKGNNVVHRGTNVEQAARWSIPDLEDFFAEYVVSVYQRRHHDGLVMPGFPDLRLSPNEAYALAVARSGYVACPTDPELYYELLPIQWRTIQPYGVEYQYLTYDADILYRYRKSTSPYPGGKWPVRIDPRNVLHAYFQDPADGTWHVLRWTHASNDHVPFTDVTLREAIRLVAARRHRRQADRPARRPALLRARLDRSGRPRRAVPRLRLLGTVPQGPRPSPRVRMDRAPAVGQGALAGGAVGHRHCHSDAGPLASSSIAAPPSSRTSRASGRCGRRPPALGRPAR; this comes from the coding sequence ATGACGACCGCCCCCCGGCCTCAGGCCGCCGCCCGCCTCAAGCTCGGCGACTGGATCGAATGGGAGGACGAACGCCACCAGGTCATCGGCTTCCTCGACACCGCCGTACGGCTGCGCTCCCAGGGCGGCTCCTTCCAGATCGTCCTGACCGCCGAACTGCTCGCCGACCCCACCTTCCACACCGCGGCGGCGGCCGCGGACCCCGAGGCCCCGGCGCGGGAGAACGCGGTGACCCTCAGCCCCGGCGCCCTCCTGGACGGCCTTCCCGACACGGAGATCCAACGCGTCACCGAACTCGAGGGCCACCTGCTGGAGGCCACCACCGGCTACCGGTCCGTGGCCGCGCAGGCAGAAGGCGCCGAGCTGCACCCCGACTTCCACCCCTACCTCCCTGCGCGCCAGCGCATCGCCCGCAAAGCCCAGGAACTGGGCATGACCGAGCGGCGGTTGTGGGACGTGCTCGGCGCCTGGCGGGCCGAGGGGCTGTGGGCCCTGGTCGACCGGCGCAAACACAAGGTGTCCAACCCGCTCGCCGGCGTCGACTCCAGGATCATCGAGGCGATCCTCGACCAGCACACCGCCGAGATCGACGACTCCACCGGCACCCTCGACCGCTTCCACCGGCGCGTACAGAACCGCCTGGACGCCAAGCACGGCGCAGGCGCCGTGCGCCTGCCCTCCCGGGCCACCTTCCACCGCTACACCCAGCTCCTCCTCAAGGGCCGGCACACCTTCGGCGCGTCCACCACCCGCCGCACCACCGCCCAGCAGCCCGACCGGCTCTTCGGACACCTGGTCGCCCACCGGCCCGGCGAGGTCGTCCTGATGGACTCCACCCCGCTCGACATCCGCGCCTGGGGCCCGGCGACCGACACCACCCACGCCGTCGAACTCACCGTCGCTCTCGACTTGGCCTCCCGCTCGCTGCTGTCGTGGCGGATCACCCCGGAGGCCACCAAGGCCATCGATGTCGGTCTGCTGCTGATCGATGCCATGACACCCGAGCCGATGCGGCCCGGCTGGGCCGACCGGCTGCGCTATCAGATGGCCCGCATCCCGCTGCCCCGCAAACTCGACTATCACCAAAGGCTTGCCGACGGTGCCGCCCGCCCCGTGGTCTTCCCCGAAACGCTGATCATCGATCACGGCAAGCAGTTCGAGTCCGATGTCGTCCACCGTGCCTGCACCCGGCTCGGCATCAACCTGCAATTGGGGCGCAAGGGAAAACCGACCGACAAACCGCACGTCGAGGCCGTGTTCACCAAGATCAACAATCAGTTCAGCAAGCACGTCGCCGGCTACAAGGGCAACAACGTCGTCCACCGTGGTACGAACGTCGAGCAGGCCGCCCGCTGGTCGATCCCCGACCTCGAAGACTTCTTCGCCGAATATGTTGTCTCCGTCTACCAGCGCCGCCACCACGATGGTCTGGTCATGCCCGGCTTCCCCGACCTGCGGCTCTCCCCGAACGAGGCATACGCCCTGGCCGTAGCCCGCAGCGGCTACGTCGCCTGCCCGACCGACCCTGAGCTCTACTACGAGCTGCTGCCGATCCAGTGGCGCACCATCCAGCCCTACGGCGTCGAATACCAGTACCTCACCTACGACGCGGACATCCTCTACCGCTACCGCAAATCCACCTCCCCCTACCCCGGCGGCAAATGGCCGGTCCGTATCGACCCTCGCAACGTGCTCCACGCCTACTTCCAGGACCCCGCCGACGGCACCTGGCACGTCCTGCGCTGGACCCACGCCAGCAACGACCACGTGCCGTTCACCGACGTCACCCTGCGCGAGGCCATCCGCCTGGTCGCCGCCCGCCGCCATCGACGGCAAGCAGATCGCCCTGCGCGTCGCCCTGCGCTGCTCCGAGCCCGACTGGATCGGAGCGGGCGTCCGCGACGGGCAGTTCCTCGGCTACGGCTACTGGGAACTGTTCCCCAAGGACCTCGACCAAGCCCGCGCGTACGGATGGATCGAGCTCCAGCTGTGGGTCAAGGAGCCCTGGCAGGTGGAGCGGTGGGACACCGGCACTGCCACAGCGACGCCGGTCCCCTTGCGTCCAGCAGCATCGCGGCCCCGCCGTCCAGCAGGACCTCCCGCGCGAGCGGGCGCTGCGGCAGGCGGCCCCCAGCCCTTGGCCGCCCCGCCCGGTAA